acttttattttagtgtttttcctaaattgagtgggattcctaattagattaaaattgagggaattaacactataaataagagaatagtgaaaaaggttatttggctttcagcCCATAGAGTAAGGCTGTCACACATTGTAGAGAGGGCTTTGCCAATTGTTGAGGATTTGGTTCTGCCCATTGATAAGGGACACTTGCCCATTACAGTGGAAAAaggcttcggcctaaggtggagTAAGAACATAGAATTCAAAAGGAATgaattcttgtccattggtgagagggctctttCCTATATAGTTGAAGGCAGTGGAGAGAGAGGCTCTGGCCTAAGGTGGaataaggacatagaattcaaaagGAAGAAATTCTTGTCCATTGGTAAGAGGGTTCTTGCCCATATAATTGAaggcaccctttgtggtgtagtattgtaatagtaaatatattgggttatgtctagaagAGACTGAGaaagactaactaatatatttactatgagcagttatgTAGTATgcgttctcttgggtgtaattgggtttatgagtagtatagttttgagcttataattgatgatttattattgttgatagtaGAAGATAGCATGCACGTGGATGTGGCCCTATGTTTAGAgagtgaaccacgtaaatattggtgttttATGTGTTTACTTTGTTTCTTTACAGTTTACATGCTTCCGAAGTGCATAACAGTTGTATatcttaattttactaaaatctaTAATATATCAGCGGGAAGATTTGATCCAAAGAAATCAATTCAATATATAGACTATCAAAAGAAACAGATCAAACATATGCTACGATCTCTCTTGCAGCAAAGGGTGAAACTCAATCAGCAGTGATGTTGGGAAAACGAGGAAAGAACATGAAAAATGGCAAAATTGTTAGTTAAATAACATAATCAAAACATTATATTTGTTGGGGTTCAAAAGGGTTTTCATAAGAAGCCCCATATGAACGATTAGCAGCAGTCCTTTTGATTGGATCATGGAAAAGAGAAGTCATGGAATGTTCTAAATACATGTCTGAAGGCAAGATTGATGAGAATTGTCGTGTGGTTGTCTCATCTTGTGGATTGTCATGTTTGACTAAAATTGGCAACACGAAGGATCAAACAATGAATGAGAACTGCTTTAATCTGATGGAAAGAACTTGAAGAGTTTCTATCCTAACTACAACTATCCCAGAAAGTAACTCTCAATTTTAGGCAATATATCTGCTTTGGAGAAGTTGATTCAACTAATACATCATGACAAGTAGAAGAAAATCAGAAGCAAAGTTCAAAGAAGTTGCAGAAATTGGGTTGGACGTGCAAGGCACCTGAAAAAACTGTACAAGCAGCATATTGTTACACGGGAGAACTCAAATTTCAAAATGAGTGAAATGAAGGCATACAGGGTGGAACTAACACCATTTAAAAAACCACTGGTACAGATCGTAGGTACATAGGAAACTGAGAGTTACATCACCTTTTCAAGATAATGTAATTCGAAAACAGATTCATTAATGTTATTGTGCTTGTACAACCTAAAAAAAGTTTGAGTTGAGTGCTATTTCTAAACAGATTGCTGTACAAAGCAAAAGCATCTAACTAGTGGCATGTATTCATTTTGAAACAGATTGAAAAACAATAACTTACAACCGAATAGAAATCTCCTCACATCTACGGAACACGGGTTGAAGTAGGACATTAAAAACTCACTTCATCTTTAAGAGAATCAGAATTTAATTGTAGTTTTTTCAGAATGAGATCGTCATTGGACAATAATTTTACTACCAAGGCAGTGGTAGTAGCATCTGCAGAGAATCCCTTACCAACCATTTCATTAATAAGTTGTGCTGCACCTGCCAAATCCTTGTGCCAGAGAAATCCATGGATAATCACATTGTATGAGCAACTATTTGGTAAACAGCTATCCTCTTCCATTTTCCTAAAGATCTTATATGCTTCATCTAGTAAACCTTTTTTGCAAAGTCCACTGATTATGATAGTATATGTATAAACATTAGGCTGCAACCCTTCAATGGACATTCTAGAAAAGAGTTCCTTTGCAGCTTCAAGCATCCCAGCTTTGCACAAACCATCAATTAGGATATTATAGACAAAACAGTTAGGCTTCAACATGCTGTTTTGCATTTCATGAAATAGGGTCAATGCCACATCGGGATGCCTGTGTTTACAAAAGCCAGCTAGCAAAATTGAGTAAGATATTATATTTGGAGGATGATCACTAGCACGTCAATTCTTCACAAGCTCATGTGCTGCCCAAGGATTCCCTGCTTGGCACAAGCAGCGTATAAGGGAATTATAAGTAACACTGTCTGGAGTTAAGCCTTTATGATGCATTTCATCAAGAAGCTGCTTTGCCTCATCTACCCTTTTCCTCTTACAGCAACTATTAATGAGGATAGTGTAAGTAAAAATATCAGGTGTACAACCCTTGCTTACCATCATGTTAAATACTTTTCTAGCTTCatcaatttggttctgcagacaATATCCATCCATCAATGAATTATAGGTGACAAGATCAGGCTGTATTCCTCTTTGAATCATTATTTCAAGCATAACTTGAGCCTTCGAGAGTTTTCCTTCTTTACAGAGTTGATCAACCAACACATTAAAGGTAATTATATTTGGTTTGATGTTCCCATCCAGCATTTCATTAAGAACCAGTGAGACTTCTTTCCATCGGCCTGAATTGCACATACCATGAATTAAAGCCGTGTAAGTAACGACATTAGGCAAAATTCCTTCAGTCTTCATTTCTGACAAAAGGTCTAATGCCTCAGTAACCAGGCTATCCTTGCAAAGGCTGTCGATGATGGCACTATAAGCCACCACATTAGGCTTGCAACCTCTCTTGACCATCTTCTTAAGCAAACCAGAAGCCACATTGGTTTTCCCAATTTTACACAGACCATTCACAATCACAGTATATGTATAAACATTAGGTTTATACCCATTAGCCACTATCTCATCAAACAATTCCACTGCTTTAACAATCCTACTCTTTCTACAAAGCCCATTAAttaaagtattaagcattataatTTCAACCTGAAAGCCAAGTTTGATTGTTTTCCCCAAAAGAGAGAATCCAAAATCCACATGGCGCAAGTGGCAGAAGCAATTAGTCAAAATGTTAATGGTATAAATATCAAGTGAAATTCCCAGAAATTCCATTTGTTTCCACAAAGAAATCACTGTTTCGTAATGTTTCATTCTCACAAGTGCAGATAACAATTTATTAAATTCTGCAGTAGAAGGTAGGGTGTTCATATGAATCATCTGATTAAAGGAAGCTAAGGCATCATTAATTATACTAAATGAAACATATTTGCTCTTTTCTCTCACATGTCCACTACTATTGCTGCTGGAACTACAAGTATGAAGATAGGAAATGGAATCAATCATACCCATTATCTGATGAACCCGAAAACTATTTTTCAGAACTGGAGTAGAAGCGGCTAGTGAAAGACGTATACGGCTCCTAGCTAGCATCATCCTTCCGCTATGGCAGCATAAAGTGAAGGCTGAATCATGAATACAGGTTGAGGTTTTGCGAGGTATTGGTGATGGCGATGTTAACCAAATTGGGGATTTGCTAAGATTGTTCAGTGTTCACTGTTGCTAACCACACGTCTTTTCTGAGTTCGATTATTGTTAGTCTGGGTTAAATGCGCAAGTCGAACGACTGTCGTTTTGATCGACTAAGTTgataattttgttttttttttcttatgttgTTTCGTCATCATTTCCCAGACGACTTGTCGTCTGATACTAAAAGGGCAAGGAGAAGTAAGCATCCCTCCCCTCATGATCTTTTATTTGGTCTTCCTGGAATCTTCTTCCCTGTTTATGTTGAGATGAACCTGGATAGTCTTGACTAGCAGGCTAGAAAGCAGAAAGAAAGCAAATAACAGCACTTAGTTTACGACAAGCCGTTTGGCTAGGCTCGCGTCTTGATCGCACTCAGCATGGTTCTCCAGGCTGTGCTTGCCAGGGTGAGCTAGGAAAAAGCCCACAAACACCCAAAATGCTTTGCTAAAACCGAATGCAAGCCCACAAAAGGCTTTGTTTTCTGACGTTGAAGCAAAGCTAACATGGCCCGTaaaaaacaagatttttattttagtatttttattttagGGCTACGGTGTATGGTTGAATTAGCCCTTTTCATGTCTAATGTGTTCCATCACTCCTGTCTTGAGGCTGCGTATCAAGAATTCAAGATCCAGCCACCATAAAACATCAACAGCAGCTGAGTCTATAGAACATGAAATTTGCGATTTATTTTCAATGCTTCGGATTCAAACAAAAGGATGTTGATAGTGGATGCTGCGTGGCCCATTTTCAAGTCATAATAGATAACAAAGCTAAGGAAAAGTAAGGCAAGTGCAAGGTCCTCGGACCAAGACAAGAAATCATCCCTTGTAAGAAACACCTTCCTAGAATTATATTTGATAAAACAGTTGGCTTCTCACATGATTGAAAACAAGTGCAAGATTGACAATATATGAACCTTCACAATTTTACACAATGATTTGTCTTGAGCACTCCTTTGACTGGCTTCCTTGAACAGCAGTCAAAAGCTTGTAGTAAATTCGTTGATTAGCTCTTTTAAGATTGAAAGCAGAGCTAGGGTTGAAAGAATAATGGGATTCAATCATGCTGTATGTCAATGAACAAATATTTTTGCTAATATAGGAAAAAAATGACCGAGATCATATAGGGAATTCTGACAAACAGATATTACCACAAATTAACTATGAACATATATAGATCAAAGCCATGGAAGTTACATATCTGGTGGAAAGAAAAGCATCATCCTACAAACCTTGACTAGTACTAACAGAATTACATAGTCCAAAAGGAGAATTATCATCCTGCAAACCACAAGATAATAATCATACAGGCATTGCATTCATTACCTGTATATGGAAACACATAGAAATTTAACAGAGGAACCGACCAACTGAAATTCTGTATAAAATCAGTTCGGGCCTAAAAGCTGAAAATTTTACTGTTTTATTGGGATGGCATAGCTAAAGCCATGCTTCTTGAGGAACatgttaaaaatttcaaattgttAACAATAAATTGAACAATCTAGCAGACCTGATTACACAACGGTATAAACAGGAGGCACTCAATTGAAATGGCTAATTTTCTTCTAAAATGTGAATTTCAACCAAATTAAGGGCCAAATATCTAAACCAGAGGCCaacaattggaaaaaaaaatctaGCAAGTAGTCCCAATGTGATTTGGTGAGACTGAACTGATCAGAATTAGACAGCTACCAAATATGTCAGATACAACACTGAACTAATTAAACTAGCTTGCACCCAGTTATAGCTCATCCACTTTCCCTAATCTATATAGATCCATATAAATACCATCAGAAATGGGTCAATTTTAGTAAAAATCAGCTGAAATTGTACCGACTTAGCCAGATTAGTACACAAACTTAGCTATAGCATTTCCTACCACACACAACAACAACCGTTGGCTGGAATGAAATGCTTCAAACTCATTCCCTCAGGCTATCTAAAAAAGTTCAAAACTTTGTATTTAGATAAGCCATATTCATCAACAACACTAACTCATTGGCAAATCAAACCCAAATTTTTGCAGGAATAAGAACATAGAAGAGAAGCATAGAGCAATTCTTAACCTGAAGATTAAAAACTTAGCATTCAAACACCCAAAATGCAAACCAAATGAGCTTACCCAGCAAACCAAATGAGCTTACCCAACAATCCAAAATGAGCTGTGAGCATATATTCTCCAACAGATCATAGCATAATTTCATTTCCACAAGCTTACACACATAGTTCAAGTTCACAGTTGAGAACCCTTGTGTAAAAGTAATCAGTGGAGAAAAGCATAAATAGTAGTGGAAATATAAATTAAGAGAGCAGAAGAAACCAGAAGGACCAATGCTGTAACCGCGTGAACCGCGCTCTTACTCCCACAAGACAACATCCCCAACCGAATCTCAATCACATTCACCATTGAAAGCACCAAAAAGATGCAACCCATCACCGACCCCACCGCTGAACCCATCATCCCAAATCTCAATACGTTTAGATTAATATGGGCTCTGAACGCCTCATCCACGTCTTTGCTGTTCAACAAATTGATCGCCAGTTTCAGGCCTTGAGCGATTAGAGAGGAAAAGAGGAAGAAGCTGAAGGACACAACCTCAAAGACGAGAAGTTTTTTTGCCACGTCGATGCCAGCGTCACAGGCTGAGCGATTCTCGAGGCTGCGCTGGCCTGGGGTGGTGAGAGAGAGTCCCACAAAGACAGCAATTGTGAAAAGGGAATTGACGTTGACAAGGCCATCGAGAGCAGTCACGTGGACCCTGGTGGTGGAaacggaggaggaggaggaagcgGAATTAACCCTTCTGGCGGTGTTTTCACTGTAGTAGGGGTCTTTCGGAGATctggggaaaaagaaagaaaacggGTTAACGAGAGCAATAAATGAGCTAAGCAAAGCTGAACAAAGagaaaaaaagggaaaagaattACTGAAAACAGAGAGAAAGAAAATACATATCAGCAAGAAATGATGGAAACAGAAATCTAGAGAGcaagagaaaattagaaaaagGAGTTACTGatccattaattctttaatctttATGAATCTTGGGTGTAGCTTGCAGTTGCAGGATATATGTTATTTACCCAGAAACAATAGAAAGAATTAAAGCTTCATGAAGGAGCTTCACACTGTTTATAGGAAGAACCTTCCTCTTCTTTTTCGTTCGTCTTTATTGGGTTTGTTTATTTGCTTGTCGGTTTTGATTTGAGTTTGGTTTCTTGGAGGAGAGAATGGGAAGGAAAGAGATGCTTTGCCTTTTCAGTTAATTTGGTTGCTTTCTAATGTTGGTTTTAAAGGTTCGTAAAGTAAAGAGGCCCTGCCATAAGCACAGAAAACAGGTGTAGCTAGTTCAAGAAAATTCAATAAATGAAGAGCAAAACGACAATGGAGATTTACAATACCCACCTTTGCCCCTTCGTTCACGCTACCAAGTTATCTGCGCATGTTTGGGATAGGTATAGCAACGGCCGAATTTTTGTAAGTATTGAATTCGATCAAATCtttattcagatttgaattttattaattaaatttaaaataaatttagatttaaaaaataatatttataataaataatatatgtgttatttttaaatataaattatatttaaattattaaaattttattttttatttaaattatttcaaattaaaatcaaaaggtgataaaaaaaaagaattcgTTTTTGGCCAGGACTTCTGTTTACTGTTTactaaaaaactcaaaattaatcaatgactatttttcaaaaactattttCTAATTAAATTGCTTTTATATATGCACAAGTGTGGAGGGAAGTTATATTGAATGGGGTCAATTGACCCACTCAATAAGAAATGAGATtaagaaataaatattataaagagatatttatttatttaattatttaaaattattgtgAATAATGTGTTCAGTTGCAAATTCACCAACCCTCCTTCCCAAATCAACATGGTCATTCTTCTTGGAACCCAACTAGTTAGCTACAGATGCCCTACATGACAATAATTCAGTAAGGATAACTAAGTTAAAAAGCTGCTTTCAGTTTATGGCATTCACGTGCAACTTCTGAGTTCGCTGAAGCAGACTTCAAACTTCTCTGCGGATGAATATTTAGCAGAAAAAATGAACAGAAATAACAAAATAAAGATTGATAGAGGTTTCAAATATGAACTATGCAAGTTGCCACAGGTTTTGGCATCAGCATCCATCCAATATAAAAGCATAAAGACAACCTTAAAGCAAAGACTTGATTAATATTAATAACTTAATGACACCCTCAAAGAAAAAACTAGCTAAATGCCTGTGCTTGCAcgtgaatttattaattttaattttaatatttaatatttaaaattgatattaattaattataattagaataaatatcaattttataTTGCATAAATTTTTAAATGCATATTAATCAAAATTGATATTGAATTAGATTGGAATTGGTGGTTTGAATccgaattaaatatatattttaaaaaaaataaaatttcaaccaaatttgattaaaatcagaatcaaactaaaatttgagccaaatcaaaaaataaaattaaacaaaaactGAAAACCCCTAAAAGGGCAATTCCAATACCTAAACCTTGAGCCAAAATCACTAATTGAAACCAGTTGACTTAATTAAACACTTTGAATTTACTAGTCACTTtgtgaattttatattttataagtttatatgaaaaaataattattttatagtaattttgttagtagtatatcctagagcatatcatttagtatgtatattgtatatattttattaataaaaatacattttcacttttccgtttacataatatatttatgtgtaatagaaaaggtccattgatattttgttagaaattctattattaagttgttaacaatatgagtgacagtatttctagcacaaagtatcataaattgattcacaatcgagaatacttcacaataaggacattacttatccagaaagattataatcatgtttgctcccaagttatttatataagatgtaaataagatagaatggtgagtctcatgccatataacaaacacgataggcacttatgcatgataagtaagccgaaccagtgacacttatgacaagcacgtggagtttactcttgtcaatgcattgtcataaatcatatcagtgcatataatctttagacctgagataacacagttatcttgtatatagatggtttgagtttgatactgctttcatacttgtactgtgtatgagtatttgggtatgtgttggcttctactagttatatatggaggtaggtgttgatcaagatagaatctgttaccctaagtaaatagggataaaatcctatgttcatttaattgttcttgatgtttcaagttcctggccaggacagatagatttaattagaaaagagcttctgatgagaaaatctttttaatcaagaattgaaattaaaagagaacataatattcatagcaaatggagtttgacataaatcatgactccagctcaaattgggattttgtaacagagagattacagtgcatggtaacatataattaaagattcatttaaggtattccttattactaattggattgccatggcatgctatgctaggtgttaaccatggtctatgaggtgcctaaaatgatttagataaatcatttatggtaagaaaaagttttgattatattaagagttaatatcatatctcattgccaattagtgatgagcctagtgagtcacacacatacacaagtaatcatcaaattaaatgtgatttaattaattagttaaagagtttaattgattaattaaatatgtttggtttgcaatgagattgcaaagtccctaacatggtttgaaaccaaatctaggttattggatgtatagtataagttaaatttatatttaaagtatttaaatatgaatttaatcctgagaaattaattaatagagtaattaattaatttatatttgatataaattgattagaagaggagaaataattattttgggttgagaactcaaaattacaacgcaagggtaatttggtcatttaacagggaaacatgtggcaccatgagatggtgacacatcgcatcatggtttgtcatttgtcttcctatcatccatgatgatcaaagtcaagattaaacctagctttgacacttggcttaatgtgattagctcaattaaaattaaggtgcaatcagaagatgacatgtggcaagggttttaagtgatgacctaattatataatgtaatgttatgaaagaataaaaGGACAATATGTTATTCTCTCATATGTGCTGCCACCTCTaagcctctcttcctctcttcttcttcatctctcatcaattcaaagagagttatccatattctcttgaattaaaattgctagaaattgtttctagtgtccaatatacatctacaacccctctaaaggcaaatccctattttctaattggttggcaaggctttagaagctattcaaggggctgccattggtgatcttagtgtggacaaactagagggacaatatttggggtcctaggtgcttcccaaaggtaccaaacacatctacagtgcatcaaaagattagtgcacatgttcttgaattaatctaggattctaatgaattaatttattaattctaaaatcttaaatggcaaatgtagatccaaatacatattaaaagtgttttaatatgcaattgaacattgaaatcaattaggtacataatgatttttacatgatgcatgagaccctagaagaaaatttttgaattcaatgttctaatctgatatttttcatgctttcgctccttcaattggtatcagagccactatatttgccatttagattgtttaatatgaaatttaattatgtgatttgatcaaaaaattgattgatcattgctggttggatgtccatgtgtggcggcacacatggtggagtCACCATAGGTAGCGGATTCAAGAGcacctcaatggtgcgcatggtatggacttcaattgtgcaattgttgtatgtttgatgcccataattatgtctatgtctaattaaattgtttaattagaattataatcatacaattaaatttgtttgaatgtgattcaaatttgaatttttaaatttgtttgaatgtgattcaaatatgaatttttaaatttgtttgaatgtgatttaaatctaaatttttaaatttgtttgaatgagattcaaatctggatttttaagttgaatatgagatattcaatttaattttaatatatatgttttatttaattattaaatagtgatatgcatgatggatgatcatggacaataaaagaccaatgtgattggatttatttcttttatgtttctttggttgtaaattaattaatttattttggtggcatgtattataaagattgtaatatttttggattgtaatttcatttatttggttcttataaattcgttttggtatgccaaggattacaatgtaatggattacaagaagatcaaagaggttaagagcattggtgggaccagtgggaggaattcaagatcaagtgttgattatatactccttcagcaactcttgtaaaatgaatgaataaaatgcacctaggaatgccctgatttaattcttggtggctcagaattgaatcccttagaaagtctatgatcataccatatttatatgtttatccatgaatgtatgagatgtatgggaatgcatgcaagtatatgatatatgcatgctaattggataatgtgcaaagtgagaccataatagtaattaggccgaccacaaaatcttccaaacaaatgattaagttggaaatggtataattaaaggtaattatatcattagccctccattaaggcaattattttaagaaattttaaatacttgcatataatgcaattaatttaagagattttcttaagaataattgttaagtatgagatgttgtaaatatgtaaatggtttggtggccaataatggatgtgcctgaggacattaaaattatttgcatgtttactggctcaatgggatcaacttaactaatgtaagataagtcaataatggatgtgcctgagattttgagcattaggggcttggtaaaggattgaatctcacatgagatgtgat
This sequence is a window from Hevea brasiliensis isolate MT/VB/25A 57/8 chromosome 10, ASM3005281v1, whole genome shotgun sequence. Protein-coding genes within it:
- the LOC110649530 gene encoding LOW QUALITY PROTEIN: pentatricopeptide repeat-containing protein At1g63330 (The sequence of the model RefSeq protein was modified relative to this genomic sequence to represent the inferred CDS: substituted 1 base at 1 genomic stop codon) translates to MMLARSRIRLSLAASTPVLKNSFRVHQIMGMIDSISYLHTCSSSSNSSGHVREKSKYVSFSIINDALASFNQMIHMNTLPSTAEFNKLLSALVRMKHYETVISLWKQMEFLGISLDIYTINILTNCFCHLRHVDFGFSLLGKTIKLGFQVEIIMLNTLINGLCRKSRIVKAVELFDEIVANGYKPNVYTYTVIVNGLCKIGKTNVASGLLKKMVKRGCKPNVVAYSAIIDSLCKDSLVTEALDLLSEMKTEGILPNVVTYTALIHGMCNSGRWKEVSLVLNEMLDGNIKPNIITFNVLVDQLCKEGKLSKAQVMLEIMIQRGIQPDLVTYNSLMDGYCLQNQIDEARKVFNMMVSKGCTPDIFTYTILINSCCKRKRVDEAKQLLDEMHHKGLTPDSVTYNSLIRCLCQAGNPWAAHELVKNXRASDHPPNIISYSILLAGFCKHRHPDVALTLFHEMQNSMLKPNCFVYNILIDGLCKAGMLEAAKELFSRMSIEGLQPNVYTYTIIISGLCKKGLLDEAYKIFRKMEEDSCLPNSCSYNVIIHGFLWHKDLAGAAQLINEMVGKGFSADATTTALVVKLLSNDDLILKKLQLNSDSLKDEVSF
- the LOC110649527 gene encoding uncharacterized protein LOC110649527 isoform X1, producing the protein MYFLSLCFQSPKDPYYSENTARRVNSASSSSSVSTTRVHVTALDGLVNVNSLFTIAVFVGLSLTTPGQRSLENRSACDAGIDVAKKLLVFEVVSFSFFLFSSLIAQGLKLAINLLNSKDVDEAFRAHINLNVLRFGMMGSAVGSVMGCIFLVLSMVNVIEIRLGMLSCGSKSAVHAVTALVLLVSSALLIYISTTIYAFLH
- the LOC110649527 gene encoding uncharacterized protein LOC110649527 isoform X2, which encodes MDQSPKDPYYSENTARRVNSASSSSSVSTTRVHVTALDGLVNVNSLFTIAVFVGLSLTTPGQRSLENRSACDAGIDVAKKLLVFEVVSFSFFLFSSLIAQGLKLAINLLNSKDVDEAFRAHINLNVLRFGMMGSAVGSVMGCIFLVLSMVNVIEIRLGMLSCGSKSAVHAVTALVLLVSSALLIYISTTIYAFLH